Proteins encoded within one genomic window of Lagenorhynchus albirostris chromosome 9, mLagAlb1.1, whole genome shotgun sequence:
- the CLNS1A gene encoding methylosome subunit pICln isoform X1 gives MSFLKSFPPPGSAEGLRQQQPDTEAVLNGKSFGTGTLYIAESRLSWLDGSGLGFSLEYPTISLHAVSRDLNAYPREHLYVMVNAKFGEESKESVADEEEEDSDDDIEPIAEFRFVPSDRSALEAMFTAMCECQALHPDPEDEDSDDYDGEEYDVEAHEQGQGDIPTFYTYEEGLSHLTAEGQATLERLEGMLSQSVSSQYNMAGVRTEDSVRDYEDGMEVDATPTVAGQFEDADVDH, from the exons ATGAGCTTTCTCAAAAGTTTCCCGCCGCCTGGGTCGGCTGAGGGGCTCCGGCAGCAGCAGCCAGATACCGAGGCCGTGCTAAACGGGAAAAGCTTCGGCACCGGCACCCTTTATATCGCTGAGAG CCGCCTGTCTTGGTTAGATGGCTCTGGATTAGGATTCTCACTGGAATACCCCACCATTAGTTTGCATGCGGTGTCCAGGGACCTAAATGCCTATCCACGAGAGCATTTGTATGTTATGGTGAATGCCAAATTTGGAG AAGAATCAAAAGAATCTGTTGCTgatgaagaagaggaagacagtGATGATGATATTGAACCTATTGCTGAATTTAGATTTGTGCCTAGTGACAGATCAGCCT TGGAGGCCATGTTCACTGCAATGTGTGAATGCCAGGCTTTGCATCCAGATCCTGAGGATGAAGATTCAGATGATTACGATGGAGAAGAATATGATGTGGAAGCACATG aacaaGGGCAGGGGGACATCCCTACATTTTATACCTATGAAGAAGGATTATCCCATTTAACAGCAGAAGGCCAAGCCACACTGGAGAGATTAGAAGGAATGCTTTCTCAGTCTGTGAGCAGCCAGTATAACATGGCTGGAGTCCGGACAGAAGATTCAGTAAGAGATTATGAAG